Proteins from a single region of Primulina tabacum isolate GXHZ01 chromosome 5, ASM2559414v2, whole genome shotgun sequence:
- the LOC142545853 gene encoding uncharacterized protein LOC142545853 — translation MDLIELLAIFGPGISGAVFGVGWWFWVDAVVCSAVKVPFVHYLPGIFASLAALMFNCVKKEDIDYSPYDEGEWRLKLWLFIAYVVSFVSLAASVGLLIQDAMVTTGPSSWTGVAGVLQCVCVLVSGLIYWISHSE, via the exons ATGGATTTAATAGAGCTGTTAGCCATCTTCGGACCCGGAATCTCTGGTGCGGTATTCGGAGTCGGCTGGTGGTTTTGGGTTGACGCTGTCGTTTGTAGCGCCGTCAAGGTTCCTTTCGTTCACTATCTTCCAG GAATTTTTGCATCTTTGGCTGCTCTTATGTTTAATTGCGTGAAGAAAGAGGATATTGATTACTCGCCCTACGATGAAGGAGAGTGGAG GTTGAAACTTTGGCTTTTCATTGCATATGTTGTATCTTTTGTCTCTTTGGCTGCATCAGTTGGCCTATTGATACAAGATGCAATGGTGACAACCGGTCCTTCATCATGGACAGGCGTTGCAGGTGTGCTTCAATGTGTGTGCGTACTAGTCAG CGGGCTGATTTATTGGATCTCTCATTCGGAATAA
- the LOC142545854 gene encoding mitogen-activated protein kinase kinase kinase 1-like, giving the protein MHRFPKIFAHNSDRLKTEKSSTSSSSSPSRQAAKPRRRLDRCNALKNISYEFSPSSSSSSSYSVEESVRSRTRDLLGDEKSFRVDGNDGEIDIICKTLGFSGIDDFAIPSEEYKAMKVRTSYAPVVFNQIFEVNYVNYAELYGGVGGSGIIDVSDQQVGGNQVSFRFSESDNGVMSKKFEESRDFCDVDGSRVHVFDKGARALLGARSSGSDFISCDNSSGRFDRFRGNGIKGMRPPVLAPPSSMLRAFTMDTDASVSRFESGFSPEENGKEEDGQKRDEEVRMGRVMVMEDNCVLSESCSFTTFSNDDDTSSTTTEPISSISPDGALRRTIMGWQKGELLGSGSFGSVYEGIADDGFFFAVKEVSLLDQGDEGKQRIIQLEQEIALLSQFEHENIVRYYGTKRDESNLYIFLELVNQGSLLSLYQKYNLRDTQVSTYTRQILHGLNYLHERNVVHRDIKCSNILVDTNGLVKLADFGLAKATKLNDLKSCKGTAFWMAPEVVRSLGYGLSADIWSLGCTVLEMLTGRFPYSHLEWMSALYRIGKGERPPIPNSLSRDARDFILTCLQVDPSSRPTAGQLLDHLFVKQLLPPYSGSVSPHAFSRQI; this is encoded by the exons ATGCACCGGTTCCCCAAAATTTTCGCTCATAATTCTGACCGCCTGAAAACTGAGAAGAGCTCCACCTCCAGCTCCTCCAGTCCCAGCCGCCAAGCCGCCAAGCCGAGGCGAAGGTTGGATCGGTGCAACGCATTGAAAAACATCAGCTACGAGTTCTCTCCTAGTTCATCATCATCTTCGTCGTACTCGGTGGAGGAATCTGTTCGCTCGCGCACGCGTGATTTATTAGGCGATGAGAAAAGCTTTAGAGTTGATGGAAATGATGGTGAGATAGATATTATTTGCAAAACCTTAGGATTTTCTGGTATAGATGACTTCGCTATACCTTCCGAGGAGTACAAGGCAATGAAAGTGAGAACTTCCTATGCTCCTGTTGTATTTAATCAGATATTTGAGGTCAATTATGTCAATTACGCTGAACTTTATGGTGGTGTTGGTGGTTCTGGTATTATTGATGTGAGCGATCAACAAGTTGGGGGTAACCAAGTTAGTTTTAGATTTTCAGAAAGTGATAATGGTGTAATGAGCAAGAAATTTGAGGAAAGTCGAGATTTTTGTGATGTGGATGGAAGTAGGGTTCATGTTTTTGATAAGGGTGCCCGTGCGTTGTTGGGGGCTAGGTCAAGTGGAAGTGATTTTATTTCGTGTGATAATTCAAGTGGTAGATTTGATAGATTCCGTGGAAACGGTATCAAGGGTATGCGACCCCCGGTTTTAGCGCCACCATCATCTATGTTGAGAGCTTTCACGATGGATACTGATGCAAGTGTTTCAAGGTTTGAGAGTGGGTTTTCTCCAGAAGAAAATGGGAAAGAAGAAGATGGTCAAAAGAGAGACGAGGAAGTTAGGATGGGAAGGGTGATGGTAATGGAAGACAACTGTGTGCTCTCCGAATCATGTTCGTTCACAACATTTTCAAACGATGATGATACTTCAAGTACCACAACTGAACCGATATCAAGTATTTCACCTGATGGGGCATTAAGACGAACTATTATGGGGTGGCAGAAGGGTGAGCTCTTGGGTAGTGGCTCCTTTGGATCTGTTTATGAGGGAATAGCCGA TGATGGATTCTTTTTTGCTGTGAAGGAAGTATCTTTGCTTGATCAAGGAGATGAGGGAAAGCAACGAATTATCCAACTTGAACAG GAAATTGCTCTTCTAAGTCAGTTTGAGCATGAGAATATAGTTCGGTACTATGGTACAAAGAGG GATGAATCGAACCTCTATATTTTTCTTGAGCTTGTTAACCAAGGTTCTCTTTTGAGCCTCTACCAGAAGTATAACCTCCGGGATACCCAGGTCTCCACTTACACCAGGCAAATTTTACATGGTTTGAATTACCTACATGAAAGAAATGTGGTACACAG agatattaaatgttcaAATATATTGGTGGACACAAATGGTCTGGTTAAACTTGCAGATTTTGGGCTTGCGAAG GCCACCAAGTTGAATGACTTGAAATCTTGCAAGGGAACTGCATTCTGGATGGCTCCTGAG GTTGTTAGGAGCCTAGGTTATGGTCTATCTGCTGATATATGGAGTCTTGGATGTACTGTCTTGGAGATGCTAACTGGGCGCTTTCCATACTCTCACTTGGAATGG ATGTCGGCATTATATCGAATAGGAAAGGGTGAGAGACCACCTATTCCTAACTCCCTCTCCAGAGATGCTCGGGATTTTATACTTACATGTCTTCAAGTAGACCCAAGTTCACGGCCAACAGCCGGTCAGCTCTTGGATCACCTATTTGTGAAACAACTGCTGCCACCGTATTCAGGCTCAGTATCTCCTCACGCTTTCAGTCGTCAAATATAA